Proteins from a single region of Bdellovibrio bacteriovorus HD100:
- a CDS encoding J domain-containing protein yields MHHDVSLTDDQNIRKDLFFASSNLLKKIRQLEKDHTDFLLWDQILYQDWYNLTFRDELQAGELLEKRHKVLTTFQVHLKYVANTSNVPLERAYCMLKEEESQYQAGDDVWKFVIDKLRKNRFDTATRSSAVAGEPLPIPEDGPAINFAEIFFKDDSALSGLRRRARSVYHYLNDIDDGMMARHLSVPMAGYQLFKETFQIAMKCGDWKLLGRLWKAADPAYQQRYLRNMPVHLKDFLQQIIAENASEEALEKEQAEAESLLRTTYRKLARLLHPDKQIGVSKEHQDWASIKWQRVQAAYKAQDHDALKRIELLCMAELGQLNDLTTDEIYQSSLVLNEEYEALKRNLKACRKHPAWKFSSRRSYETLKKQARLELEKRFGPLEAEVHMLESLLKMLSAAEKQAVH; encoded by the coding sequence ATGCATCATGATGTTTCTCTGACGGATGACCAAAATATACGCAAAGATCTGTTCTTTGCCTCGTCGAACCTGCTTAAGAAAATCCGTCAGCTTGAAAAAGACCACACGGACTTTCTGCTCTGGGATCAAATCCTGTATCAAGACTGGTACAATCTGACGTTCCGAGACGAGCTTCAAGCCGGTGAACTGCTTGAAAAACGTCATAAGGTGCTGACCACCTTCCAAGTGCATTTGAAATACGTCGCCAACACCTCGAACGTTCCTTTGGAGCGTGCCTACTGCATGTTGAAAGAGGAAGAAAGCCAGTACCAGGCGGGTGATGATGTGTGGAAGTTTGTTATCGACAAACTGAGAAAGAATCGCTTCGACACCGCGACCAGAAGTTCCGCTGTCGCCGGGGAGCCACTGCCGATCCCTGAAGATGGACCGGCCATCAACTTTGCTGAAATTTTCTTTAAGGACGATTCTGCGCTGAGCGGTCTTAGACGTCGTGCGCGCTCAGTGTATCACTATCTGAATGATATTGACGATGGCATGATGGCCCGTCACTTGTCCGTTCCGATGGCGGGATATCAGTTGTTTAAAGAGACGTTCCAGATTGCCATGAAGTGCGGGGATTGGAAGCTATTGGGTCGTTTGTGGAAAGCAGCCGATCCCGCCTATCAGCAAAGATACCTGCGCAATATGCCGGTGCATTTAAAAGACTTCCTTCAGCAGATCATTGCCGAAAATGCCAGTGAAGAAGCCCTGGAAAAAGAGCAGGCCGAGGCTGAAAGTCTGCTTCGCACCACCTATCGTAAACTGGCGCGCCTGCTTCATCCGGATAAGCAGATCGGTGTTTCGAAAGAACATCAGGATTGGGCTTCCATCAAATGGCAGCGTGTGCAGGCGGCATACAAAGCCCAGGACCACGATGCGTTGAAACGCATCGAGCTGTTATGCATGGCCGAGCTGGGCCAGCTTAATGATTTGACCACCGATGAAATCTATCAAAGCTCGCTGGTGTTGAATGAAGAGTACGAAGCGCTCAAGAGGAATCTGAAGGCCTGTCGCAAGCACCCGGCGTGGAAGTTTTCCAGCCGTCGCAGCTATGAGACACTTAAAAAACAAGCCCGTCTGGAGCTGGAAAAGCGCTTTGGCCCTTTGGAGGCCGAAGTGCACATGCTGGAAAGCCTGCTGAAAATGCTTTCGGCGGCAGAGAAGCAGGCCGTTCATTAG